The nucleotide sequence GAAGGGCTGGGCTGCCTGTGTGGGAGTTTAGGGGGGGGCATGTTGTAAAGatactcccccccccctccagctctGACCAGCAGGAAGAAGGGCCCAGAGGCAGCGCAGCCTGCAGAGGGATGTTGCCTAGCAACTTGGGAGACTTTACTGCAAACTCGCTAAATCCCGAATTCCTCGGCTCTAATTTGGGAAGAGAAAAGCACAGAGTCCAGGCCTGATACCCATTCTATCCCcaatttcctccttccctttcccctctggATTCTGAATTTGAAGTTCAACAAGAGCTGGCACAAACCAAGGCCCCAGATGTGCCCATGATTTAGGCAAGGGGCTGAGTTCCAGGACATCCTGCCAtttggtggagggtgggggggggggggatcgaGGATGTGCCAGAGACAGATTGGGGAACAGATTTTCAGTTACAAGGGTGGGTGGGTCCCAAACATGCTGGGAGAGACACCCCTATGCCCCAAGCCCTGGAATCCCGGCCAGCTTCCAGCTCGGTTTGGGAGCCTAAGCTGACTAACCCCATTCCCATCATGAGTGGCCACCAGAATTTCCCTCCCACTCATTTTCCCTTTGGCAAACAGAGCCTGTAGCCCAAACATTCAGGTAGGAAGGAAAGCATGCAACAGCTATGCTATGACTGGCCAGTGGCTGTGGATTCACTGCAGTGCTGTTTTAAGATCCCCTCTCCCAACCAGAACCACAGGGCATTTTCCCCTCCTTGCCCGCTTCAGTTATTGAGCCTGAGCAACAgccatcctttctttccttccctcctctgggaGCTTAGCTGAGAAAGACTTTCTTTCTACTTTCCTCCGAGATGGCCCACTCTATCCATTTAACAAGCCACACTGCCAGCTCCAGTACCCTGACTGGCTAGGGGACACTGGCCACCACAATCCAGTCAGGCTGCTGCTCCACAATTCTCCTCCCCTATCTCCTTTTCCCAGCCTTTCACAAAAGCCCACATCCTTCCTCCGCCACGGACCCCAAAAGACAacgattttttttatatttcccaaTACTAAGGTTTAGggtatttttcttcctcccaggCAAGGTGAGAatggcatttttgttttattctgaagCAAGATACCAAGAGGTTAGGGAGATTCTAgtatgggaagggaaggatgtTTCTCTGAAGCCAGTAtctatgcataaatatatacattagatagatgatggatgattgataggtgatagatagatagatagatagatagatagataaggatGTAATGCAACATCTCGGATAGGGTGACTACCCCTGTGTCATAAGTCTGCATGCACACGTCTGCATTTATCTGCACAGCATGTGTGTACAAGTTCTGTGCAATTATTTTTGTAGGTTGTGTCTGTAGAATCTGTTGAAGAAGTGCACATTTTAGTGAGCCCGGGCAGTATCATATATGCACATGTGGGGCCTGTGAGcttttgtgtttatgtgtgcTCATCCCCAGGTTATGTATCAACAGCTTTCTTGATTCCCTAGCAGAGTGATGATGGGACTTTTTAAACGCACGTCTTAGGGGGCTTTTTTATGAGGACTGGCgggggtgaggagaggaggagTTAGAGCGAGCCATATTTGGGACTCTAGCTAAGTTGTGCAagtgtggggaggtgggtgagaggtGCGTGGTTTTCTACATATGGGTGGGAGAGGTGTTGTGCCCAGATGTGAGTGTATTTGTGCCCGGGTAGCCGGGGGCCTCCTTCTGCCCGCGGCGGCATACATCTGCCTGGCAGTCTGCCGCCTCAGCAAACAAGGGGGTTGAGCTTGAGAAGCTGGGGTGTGTAGGAGGAATGGATGGAAGTGTGTAGGCGGAGGGgttggggctggagggggagggaggcggagggagcagagagggggcgtGGTCCTCCCTGCAATATCCCCGCCCGCCCTGCCCAAGGCTTATCCTGATTGGCTTCTCGACCGAAGGGCTCAGGTTACATTCGCGAGCAGAGCGGAGCGCGGGAGAGAGGACCCGAGAGCAGAGCGGCTGTTTCGACGCTGGTCAGCGGGCGCCCCAAGGCCCCAGAGTCCCCACCcagaccccacccctgccctgcgcCAGCCTGTGCCCCAGCCAAGGACCCCCAACACCAGCATGGACTGCTGCACCGTAAGTTAGAGGGCCGGGGGGACCGGCACTCTGCCTGATCTGGGGCAAGGGGTCCccaagaacccccccccccccagggagagTAAGGGATGGAAGTGCATTTGAGGGTGCAGAAGACCCAAGAGCCATAGGGGTGCCTGCTGAGacgtgggtggtgggtggtggaaGGCACTCGCCTGACTTGGAGCCCTAGGAAAAATGCTCCCCAACTCGCGGGGGCGTCTGGGCGCCCAGCCGCCAGGCAGCCTAGGATGGACTGGGAACCCGGCAGGGCTCTGCAGCAAGGAAGCTGCAGGTTAGACGAGAAGAGGAACTTCCTCCAGAGAGGCGCTGTAAAGTGTAGCGAAGCTGCGGCGACTCCTTTGGGTATCCTTTCCCCCTGGCTTTTGCCCTCGCCCCGTTCCCCATCCCACTGCCACCGCCGTGGGTGGGCAGACGGGATGATCTCCATGACCCTCGTGCACTGTACAGAGCAGGATGGGACAGTCGGTTCATATCGGTTAACTCAGTAATGATGATGGGCAGCAGAGAGCCTAGTCAGTTGGTTCTGGGGAGGGGTTGGCCCGTCCCCCATCGCCTTCTAGCCCTGGAAGGGGGCTGGGTGAAGTGACCGCGAGAGAGCCCTGCTGGCGAGGGAAGGAAGTGTCTGCAATTTGTCAGCGCCCACGGAGACCTGGATGCGGCAAGTGCCTAATGCCAAAGTAGGTTGCTGTTAAGGTGACTTGGGTATGAAGGCGCCCGGCACAGGACCTGGCTCCCTGCACACTAGAGGAATACAGTGATCATGCgtatataaaatgtgtttatttttttttatttttaattattatttatttttagccccTATCTATGGAGAAGGACCACTCCAAAGCCCTTGCGTTCTCTGTCATTCAGTCAACCTGGCTAACGATAAGGTTATAACtttgcctgccccccaccctccacactacggcttacaaaagaaaaaaaaagtgaggtttgGAAGGAAAGAATAGCCCAGTTTATAAGAGGTGAGACTTCGTACCAAGAGGCAGAAAGAACTTAGGGACAAATTGTTGTGATAGTTATTATGATTTAATAATATCAGTAATATTTGTCACTTTGTGAATGTTTGCCATGTGCCTAACTTTATATTTAATCAtcccaacaaccctatgaggccCTGTCCTAGATCGGCAGAGCTAAAGGACTGAGCAGGAGGCAGCCCGATTGTCAAACTGTGCAGAGggcaagaaaagggagaagaggtgACAAGGGCAGAGGGCTGGGACAGGGCTGGAACTGGGCACCTTCCTACCTCATCTCCATTATGTGCAGGTGGACTCCTAGCTGGAAGGGAGCTGGGACATGGAGAGAACAGAGTGCATCTGGGGTCTAGAGGCagggccctctttttttttttttttttttaaagtaagctctatgcccaagtgaggcttgaattcacaaccccctcaagatcaagaatcgcatgttctacccactgagccagccaagcaccccaaggCAGGAAGGACTCTCTTCATCTTTCATTCTGGGGCTCTCCTTGCTGACCATCTGACCTGGTGTTTGGGAAACACTTACTCCTGCCTTATTTCCTTCTTACCCCTTGGTAAGGAGGCTCAgacagaaatgagaagaaaacctGCCTCTTTTTTTAAGAGGCAGTGCTGTCGATTCAAATGTACCAGTTGCTGATTTACATAGTCACATATATGTGCCTTTCCTACATTCACTTAATATGAAAAGGCAAAGACATTTTTTGGATCCCACTCCTTTCTTTTGCTTGGTCTAGTTGAACTTAGAGGTCtagctgaactcatagaaataaTTACCTGTCCTGAGGCAGTCATTAACAGCCAGGCTTCTGAATCCCATCACAATTTGTTAGCTTTGCTGGCCTCTGGTAAGTTACAAAATGTCTCCAAGGCTGTTTTTTGACCTCTGAAATGGGGATTCAGTGAGGTAATGTGTGCgaagcacttagcacagggcctggcatacaATAAGCATTAGGAAGGGATAATTCTTAAAGCTTTTAGGATTTGGGACCTAAAGAAGAATTTATTCATCTAGGCTAAATTCCACTTGTGGCTGAAGAAACAGACCCTCAGGGGTGAAGGGATATGCCCACTTGGGACCAGAAGCCTTGGCTCCTGTTTTAGCCACTGGTGCACTTTCCACCTCCAGTTCCTACAGAGCTCTCAGGCACACATCATCAGATCTTGGCTTTAGAAGGCACCAGCCCAGGAACCATGACGCTTCCCAGATTCCTTTTACTCTCTCTAGCAGTTCTGCCCTGAGAATTCAGCTGGAGTGAGAGGAGGCTGATTGGGGGAGGAACAGTGTGTTGGGTGGCTTTTCCTCTTGTTCCAGGTTTCCATTCTGTATCCAGCTGGGGTGGGTAGAGACAGCAGGTTGGCCTTAACATGACTGGGGGAAGTTACTCCTTCCTCCACAGCTACTGGCCAAAGAGAGGTGGGTCAGGAATGggtttatgttgttgttgttgttgttgttgttgttgtgatcATTGTCCTCTGTTGAGGAGACACTTCACTGTTCCCTAAGGATATCCCAAGAGAGGCCTGAGCTCTAAGAATCAAGGAACCCAAAAGAGTTGTTTCTGATGACAGGTGGAGACTAagatgtcagagagagagggctagaCCTGCAGAAGACAAAAAGAGTGTCAGTCCCCTCCACAACCACACTGGCTTCTGGATAACTCCTTTTAACTGCATTTAAATCAATCGTGGGCATCTTGAGCACAAATTGCAAAACTCTGAAACCCAGGAAATGACAACAGCATTGTGAAGCATGATGAGCggaagccatttttaaaatagtagaaGTCcttaggggagagaaaaaaaggacaattcTTAGAAGCCAGAGGgccaaagcaaaagcaaaatgccTTTTTAACTCCATAGTAACTATCTGCATCCCAACCCACATTAATGCTGTAATGTTAACCAACAAGGGGGCACAGGGACGGAGGCCCTCTCCATTCCAGAGCCTTACCTCTAAAATCAACGCCATCTATTCCCTAACCCTTTCCACTGTCAGATAGGACAGGTTATGGGAGACAGAAACCTGAGGCGTAGGGGTGGATGTGATTATTATAGGCGgaaccatatgaaattgtttttatatgaCCACTTTCGGCCTACAGAAACAACTATTTCACATAAACTTATTAATTAAAAGAATCATAGCAATAGATACTATACATTGAGTGACTAGATTGTGCCAGAAACTTTATGTGTATCATGGGGTTTATTGTTCCTCACACCCCACAGAGGCAGATGTTATATCCTGATTTCAGATGAAGGAGCCGATATGAGACATTAGAGAACTTGTCCCAAACCACACAGGTAGCAAGTGGTAGAGGGTAGAGCTCGGGTCATTTTCTTGACGGCCTCTGCTGATTTTTACGGAATAGGGGTTAAAAATATACTCTGGACTCTGACATACAAGGGTCTAAATCATAGATACCATCTAAATCATAGTAACCATCTGTATCACCTCATGTAAGGTTTATAAACACTTAAGTCATCTGTTTTAGTAGGGGTAAACTAGGATAACAATAAAAGGTGCGTCATAGCTTTGCCAggactaaataaaataatgtctgtAAAACACTGTGTTACTGTGCCTGGAACAAGGGAAGTGCTTAATGGGTAGCTATTGTCATAATTCCTCTCTTCTGGAGCACACAAGGCTAAGGGCTACTTGCTCCTACTCatctttcctttgcctttttttggaGTGAAGCCTTCTCAGCTTCTTCCAGACCATCTCCTCTCTTCTGTGTTTGAGTGCCTCCTGGGGAACATTAGAAAAGGAAGAGTCCGTGGCAAAGCAGTCTCTGGGCCTCTAGCCCTAGGGAGAAGGAGGCTGACTCCAGGGGCTAGCCCCACTCTCACCCTAATTCCAGCACTGAGTCCTGGTGTGCTTTTACTCAGGGAAGGGACCGGCCTGATTCTTCTACACCCTGTCCAAGGGAATCCTGGACTCCTGCAAGGAGACTTTCTGAGCTGGAGGCACCCtctgaggacaaagggaggggcAGTCACGTCCACCAGTCCCTCTCATTGTTTATTTTGCTCCTCCCAGCCCACCAGCCATCAGTTCTGCAGCTCCTCAGCCCTGCTGATGGTGAAGGACTCTTTCCTCAGGGCTATCTGGCTGTCTTGTACCCCGTCCCACCGTGCACGTCTCTTTCCCAAGTTGGGAATAGGGCCGTGGCCACCTGACCGCCTGACCCTTCCTTTTTGCTTGCCGTTCCCtaggagggacacacacacacacacacacacacacacacacgcaggcacacacgCACAGCCCTTCCTCAGCCCTTCTCGACGCGCCCGCAGCTCCCCTCTCTGCGCTTCCCACTCGTGCGTCTCCCTCGTCTCAGCCCCTCAAGGCTCTACTCCTACCCTATCCTCGCGCGGGGTCTTGGCCCAGTCACCCCACAAGtaccccctgccccgccccgcccccaggagaGCGCGTGCTCCAAGCCGGACGACGACATTCTAGACATCCCGCTGGACGATCCTGGCGCCAACGCGGCCGCTGCCAAAATCCAGGCGAGTTTCCGGGGCCACATGGCAAGGAAGAAGATAAAGAGCGGAGAGCGCGGCCGGAAGGGCCCGGGCCACGGGGGAACGGGCGGAGCTGGGGGCGCCCGGGGAGGCGCGGGCGGCGGCCCCAGCGGAGACTAGGCCAGGTGAGGCGGGCGGGGCGCGGCGGGCCGCAGGGTTCCCCTTTCCCAAGCCTGGGACCTGCTGCGAGCggccccgctccccaccccccaccccgggaaaGAGTGCGGACTCAGGGCGTGCAGCgggtggagaggtggagagggagctAAGGGTGGGGGACTTACCCCGGGACGTGAGGTGGGTGGCTGGGAGGAGGCTGAAGGTGCTGCGGGCTCCGAGAGCTCacctgttcctctttctcctccctccctcctgccccgccCTGGACCGAAGAACTGAGCATTTTCAAAGGTAATGAATACGACTCGGAAACGGGTGGGAGGCCTGAGTGGGAGAAAAGGACCCAATCGTCCACCCTTCCCTCTGCCCGCCCTCACCCCCTCCCAGCCTGAGGGTTTCCTGATCCATCTGGACGCCTGAGGCTGCGACAGGGACACGCCTGGACCTATACAGAACCGCAGCCACCCCCATTTGGCTGCACAAACCCGGCCTGAGGCTATAAACACACTGAGGCGCACGCACGCACTGGCCGCTGGCTTATTTCAGCTCAGTGACTCGGGTTGGGGGTTCTGGGTGACTGGGGTCCCCTGGCCCTTCCCGCCCTTTTGTCCTGGTtcgggaagggagaaggaagaaggagaggaagcacCGGGGAGGGCAGGTGCTCAGACCTTCTCTGTCCTCAGTTGCCAGGAGAGACGGATGGCGCGTCCCCTTCGCAGTGATGAGACTTCCCTGCCGTGTTTGTGATCCTCTCCTTTCCACCAACCTGCCAGCTTCAGGAGCCCTCCCTGCGTCCCCAGAGACTCCcactcccaggcaggctccatcgAGGAGTCGCTAAGTCTGTGCCCTTTTAGTTAGTCCTCCAGTCTAGAATGGTCCCTATTCGCCCTTTCTTCCCACCCTAGCCCCAAACCCTGCGCTCCCAcatcttccttcttttgcttCTCGCCCACCTCCGCCAGCACCCCGCATGCAGCTCTGCCTCCGCAGTCTCCGCGCACTTCCCTGCGCGCACTGCGGGGGGCGCCCTAAGCGTCGCCCAAGtatactcacttaaaaaaaaaaaaacaaaaaacagtcctTTCGTTCTGTGCGCAGCTGAAGGGGGCGCTCTGCGTCTCTGTGCTGTTCGCGCCCCAGCCTAGCCCCAGAATTTTGGCTCTGGGgcgaggagagaggggaagagggtttTCATGGTGCCGGATGCCTCTTGCTCTGATCGTAAGGGAAGTACCTATTTCGCACCTATAACCCCACGCCTGCCTGTAATCTgcttccccgccccaccccccccagcgcACCCCGAGAGCCGCCTCTCCAGCTCTCACCTTGTTTATGCAAACGCCGagcgcctgggaggctcggtaGGAGGAGTctgccgcggccccgcccccgcccctgctaGCCCTGCCCCCGCCGGGCTCCTGGGGTTGTGGCCCGAAGGATTTTTATCTCCGTGTGTGCATGTGACCGTGCTGGGTTGGAATGTGAACAATAAAGAGGAATGTCCAAGTATTCAGAgggtgccagaggggagggagtttGGGTGCACAAGGCCACCACCTGAAGCTTGGGCAAATTTCACTTGATCAAACCAAAAAGTGGAGGTGAGCAAAGGGGAAGAGGACCTCTGTTAAAACCTACTCCCTTGGAGCCAAACTTCCCACCTACAGCATCACCTCTAGGACTCCCAGCCCATTCCGTCTCTTACTGGTGAAAAGGAATTTGCTATGCCggcagaaagaagagggagaccaTATGATACCCAAAGGCTTTAATTCTTGATATTCCCCTTCAAGGACAGGGGGAGAAATCAGACAACCATAGGGAGCTTGGACTTGGTGGTCGTCACACTGCTGGAAGAGGGGGGTCTCTGCAGGAGCCCTTTGCTAGAATCTGGTCTCACAGAAGTTTGCTCAGAAATCCCAGGAGCAATGGCATCCTCCCTGGTAGATATAAGCAAATTTTTAGTGAAGGCTGGCGGCATCCCTCAGAGGTCTCCGCCCCCCATCCCATCCTCTAACCTGAGGACTTCACATTTTTACTGTGCATGAGAATCATCTGTGGAATTTTGGCTGAAATGAAGATTCCAGGTCCATCACCCTCGCCCCCACAGATTCTGCTTCAGGAGGGATAGGAAGCAGCCTGAATCTGAATGTTTAACAAGCTCCTGGTATGTTCTGTCCAGGTAATCTGaggaccacactctgagaactAGCGCTCTGATCACTATTCAGGACCCAAAGGTTGACAACCTAAAGCGGTTGACACAGGCAGCTTTTGCCTCTCCTTTCCTTACTACCCCCACACAGAAAAACTGAACTGAGCTGAGGGCTCAGGGCACATCCAACTCCTGGCATCCACATTCTGTAGATATGTATGAAAAGGCctcaaaaactgaaaattctATGAAGTATGAGGAGGTTGAGGGAAGCCATGAACCAAGTCCCCCACCCTGCACACTGCTCACACACAGATGCATTTGCTgtactgcccccccccacacaccaaaTCCCAGAGCTGAACAGCACTCCTTACCCCCCAAACACCCCTAAAGATGTCAGAGTTTGAGGGCTGGAGTCACCCACTCATAACCTaagctcttttctccctttctgtaccctcccccagccctccagctCACCGAATGTCACTGCCCCCATATGTCTCCTTGGGCCTCTTCCTCCTGTCTTTCTGGAACCTTATCAGGCAGAATGCAGCAACTGACAACAACAGCACGCCCAGGAGCACCCCAATCAGAGCCCCAGCCACTCGGCCTTTGGATGGGTCTAAGGAGACACAGGAAGCTCAGAGCAGCAGACCTTCCTTGGCCCCTCCCCAGATAGTTCCATGCAACCTCTCCAACCCAGGCCTGCCAGCTGGGCCTCTGCCCAGTGTCCCCTACCAGTCACAGAGAGGGTCAGCTCACAGGATGCACTGCCCATCTGGTTGGTGGCCACACAGCGGTAGGTGCCCGAATAGGTCAGGGACAGATTGGTGAGAATGAGTTGGCCAGACACCTCATCTAGAGGGTAAGGAGGAAGCCTTCCATCATTCATTTGAATCACAGTGAGCACCTACTAAGATGAAAGCAAATTTCACTACCTCCTTACAACAATCCTGTCAAGAAGGGGTTAACCTCATTTATTAAAAGTGGGGAAGCcggctcagagaaggaaagtaaCTGTCTAAGGTGACCCAGAAAGTGCCAAAGCCACTGCCacttctgtgttctttccactctACACAGCTGCCTTTTCAGAGGATGGGGAGAAGGCAAGGAATTGGGGAGGGATGCTTACTAGCTGATGTCAGGTTTCTGGTTGGAGTGGGGGGGAAGTCTTGATTGTTAGAAGCTATAGCCTCTGGGGTGACTCAGCTCACCCAAATGTCTTCCTAAGCTTTTTACTTTCCCTTTAGAAGGCAGAGCATACACCAGATGATCTGGAAGGTTCTCTGGATCCATAAAGGAgttggctggggctggggctggagcaaGCATGAGGAGGCTGAGAAGCCAAGGCTCTTACCCAATTATATGTTTCCTCCAAAGAAACTGACTGTGATTCAAGCCAGTCCATGctactctgcctcagtttcctctctagGAAGTTTGGCAATGATTCATGACCCTTAAGAAATCCCTAAAAGTGGGAATCTTATGCCCCCTGCCTTCCACTCTCTTCTAAGATATCAGGAATACGTTTAAGTTAAAAAATGCTCCCAGGACCGTAGAGCCACAGGTTGCAGGAAGATAGACAGGAGGGAGCAATACAGGACACCAAGAAAGATGCAGGGAAAGGTATAGCAATTTGTCTCCTACCCACAGGCATGGAATTGATAGTGTGGGTATATGGAGTCTACAGACAGATTTGCCCCAGTCTTGAGTCCTCTCTTCCCAGATGTTCTGGGCCCTTACCTTGCACCATGCTGCCAAGAGAAGGTGTAGGGGAAGATCCAAGGCGTACCCAGTTGTACACTGGCCTGGGGGCTCCCTGGGAAGAACTGCATTTCAGTGCAGCAGAGCCCCCCACAGAGGTCTGACCACTCTTACTGCACAAGGGACTACTGGGAGGCACTGCAAAAATCACAGAAAGTACCTTAGCAATCTTTTAGCCTCACTCCCATTAAATGCTAGAATTCCTGCTCCAATACTCCTACCAAATAGTAGTCCACTTCTGTTCACATTCCACTGCATCCCCAGGAAATGATTCCCACTATTGGAAGTTCTGATTGTTAGAAAATTCTTCCTCATACTGAGCCAAAATCTGTGTTAATATACCATCCACCCATTTGGTCCTAATTTCTGCCCTCCAGGCccacaaagagaaatgaaaaatctctCCTCCACAAGACAACCCTTCAGATATTTGAATGCTGTTGTTATACACCTCCTAAACCTTCGCTTTTCCATCTAGACATCCCCAGCCTCTTTAATAGTTTCTGTTTGCTCATCCATGAGCAGGCTCTAGGTTGGAGTAAGATGGAAACTCTGAGCACAAAGTTGCTGCTTTGTGAGAGGGGCCCTTGTTCCTTTAGTGGCCACTCTCCTTCTCTGCCACTCAcctaaggagagaaagaatctgggCTACAAATGAGACATTCTCTCAAAGATAGAGTTGTTGGGGCCATGACTCAGATCCCTATGTATGGGAAGGGCTTTCTCTctcatgaatcttttttttctaggGGCCGAGGGAGGAGTCATTCTTcaaggagggtggggcaggagtAGGATCATCTAGATTAGAAGACTTTGGGAAGGAGGCAATTTCCTTTGGGGTCCCCAGTGCAGTTGTATGCTTGGGCTGGAAATCGAGatatggggtggggaaggggggcgaTAGAGAGATTTAGCAGATTTAGCAGGGCCACTGCAATCTTTCGTGGTACATGGGTGTCTGGTAGGTCCCCAGCCGGCCTTACCCAGCACAGTAAGGTTGATTAGCCCCAACCCATTTGTGTAGAAATCTGGTGGGTTATTAACTTGGCAGAGGTAGGTTCCAGTATCCGAGGGGTGGACATCAGTCAGTTTCAGGGTGGCTACCCCTCCTGTGGGGGGGTTCTGAAGCAGGCTGGCCCTCTTTGCCTGAGAACCAGTTGGATACAGATGGCCATTGGTGAAGTACAGGATCTGGGGAGAAGCAAAGGACACACATGGGTGCCTTTTTCTGCCTGGTGTCAACTCTACAGTCCTTTCTCCAAAACAAAGAGGCCCctcctttaggggcacctgggtggctcagtcagttgagcttctgactctccatctcggttcaggtcatgatcttgaggttggtgggatttgagtcccgcatccggctctgtgctgacagcctgaaacctgcttgggattctttctctccctctctctccccacctctcaaaataaataaataaacttaaaaaaaaaaaaaaagaggccctTCCTTTATATCAGACAGGGAAACTGATGCTCTGGAGTCAGAACCAGCAAGGTCTATCTGTCCCCAAATACCATCCCTTCCTAGGTGCTACTTGAGCTAGATTTATTGCTTTCAGCTAAGCATGGCTCTTGATGGGGAGAGAAGGTTGGGGGATTAATGCAAATATTCCTGGAAGGGGCATCGTTTGATCCTACTAACAGTCTCCAGAGCTTAGCCTCAATGGGTTTATTAACGGAAACTGGGACTGCGCTAGAATAGGGGAGTTGCACGTCGGAGCTAGGAGAGAGGAGGCCGGATACACAGAGCCATATACGGGATACAGGGTCGTGCAGGCTGTGGTCCTAAGAAGATCTAGAAAGAGTCCACTCATGTTTTCCTCGGAGCACACTGATCCCCAAACGCACCCTCTCTGACCCCGCTCCCTCATCCTGGGTGGGCCCTCTGTACCAGCCCCTCCCA is from Neofelis nebulosa isolate mNeoNeb1 chromosome 10, mNeoNeb1.pri, whole genome shotgun sequence and encodes:
- the NRGN gene encoding neurogranin; protein product: MDCCTESACSKPDDDILDIPLDDPGANAAAAKIQASFRGHMARKKIKSGERGRKGPGHGGTGGAGGARGGAGGGPSGD
- the VSIG2 gene encoding V-set and immunoglobulin domain-containing protein 2 isoform X2, with the protein product MARLSGLLLCGALLGFACLDPGVAVEVKVPAEPLSTPVGKTAELTCSYSTSVGDSFALEWSFVPPGKPLSASHPILYFTNGHLYPTGSQAKRASLLQNPPTGGVATLKLTDVHPSDTGTYLCQVNNPPDFYTNGLGLINLTVLDEVSGQLILTNLSLTYSGTYRCVATNQMGSASCELTLSVTDPSKGRVAGALIGVLLGVLLLSVAAFCLIRFQKDRRKRPKETYGGSDIREDAIAPGISEQTSVRPDSSKGLLQRPPSSSSVTTTKSKLPMVV
- the VSIG2 gene encoding V-set and immunoglobulin domain-containing protein 2 isoform X1, which codes for MARLSGLLLCGALLGFACLDPGVAVEVKVPAEPLSTPVGKTAELTCSYSTSVGDSFALEWSFVPPGKPLSASHPILYFTNGHLYPTGSQAKRASLLQNPPTGGVATLKLTDVHPSDTGTYLCQVNNPPDFYTNGLGLINLTVLVPPSSPLCSKSGQTSVGGSAALKCSSSQGAPRPVYNWVRLGSSPTPSLGSMVQDEVSGQLILTNLSLTYSGTYRCVATNQMGSASCELTLSVTDPSKGRVAGALIGVLLGVLLLSVAAFCLIRFQKDRRKRPKETYGGSDIREDAIAPGISEQTSVRPDSSKGLLQRPPSSSSVTTTKSKLPMVV